The region aaaaacaagagtAATTGCGTAAGTTCACATGCAGGTGAGCAAGCAAGATTTGGAGGAAACATACAATGTGCCGTTCAAGGCGTGTGTATCAGAAGGAAAGGTGGCGAGTGTAATGTGCTCGTACAATCAAGTCAATGGTAAACCAACTTGCGCTGACCCTTCTCTCCTTCGCGACACTATTCGCGGGCAATGGCGTCTTAACGGGTCAGTTTACTCGATTCCGGGTTAATTTTAGATAACTATAACTGaataatttctatatttaagaatatttttacatttttatggctgaattatttttttaaaacaagttGATCATTTGTAATATTTGGCATACGTGACTGGTTTTATAGCCATTAATTGAGATCAACTAAATTGGCTGAACTCCATACATAATAAGATAGACTTTCTTGACAAAAGTGAACTTAATAAATTAAGTATCTAACCTTCtcaagtaaataaatttattaatagtCTTAATTATTTTCTGAAATACAGGTACATTGTTTCCGACTGTGACTCGGTTGATGTTCTCTACAATAGTCAACATTACACATCCACCCCTGAAGATGCAGCTGCCGATACAATTAAAGCAGGTTTATACACATAGCAATAAGGGGCATTTTTGTAAAATCACACATGCTTAATTTGGGCCAGTATGTTTTTTTCGCTTGCAGGCTTGGATTTGGACTGCGGGCCTTTTCTTGCGATCCATACAGAGGGAGCAATACGGGCCAAGAAATTAAGTGAGGTCGATGTAAATCGGGCCTTGGGGAATTTACTCACGGTCCAAATGCGTTTAGGTATGTTTGACGGCCCAAGACAACCATACGGTAATTTGGGCCCGAGAGACGTGTGCACCCCAGCCCATCAACAATTGGCTCTTGAAGCGGCCCGACAAGGAATTGTTTTATTACAAAATCGTAACCGGGCCTTGCCATTTTTGGGCCGTCAATACCGGACCGTTGCCGTGATCGGGCCCAACTCCGACGTCACGGATACCATGATAGGCAACTATGCTGGTATACATTTATTCTTTTGTTTTATAAGTCTAGTAATATTGATGTATTTTTGTGTTATATGTGATCATAatggtaatttttttaattggtgTTAGGAATTCCATGTGCCTATACAACTGCCTTGCAAGGTATATCAAGATACACTAAGACCATTCATGAAAATGGATGTGCTTCGGTGAGCTGCCCCGATAATCGTGGGTTTGGACCGGCCGAGGCCATTGCTCGTCAGGCTGATGCAACAGTGTTGGTGGTGGGTCTTAGCCAAGCGATCGAGCGTGAATTCCTTGATCGGAATGGGCTTCTTTTGCCGGGTCACCAACAAGAGCTTGTGTCAAGGGTGGCTAGGGCTTCCAAAGGTCCAGTTGTATTGGTCCTGATCTCTGGTGGCCCAATTGATGTCACATTTGCTAAAAATAACCCGAAAATTGGATGTATTATATGGGCCGGGTACCCGGGACAAGCCGGGGGTACTGCGATTGCTGATGTTATATTTGGGATGACCAATCCAggtaaatatatacatattttatcTACCTTATATACTATTTGATATGTTTATACCAAAATATATGTgtgatttaattttttgaaatctATAATTTTAGGAGGGAAATTGCCTATGACATGGTACCCTCAAGCTTATTTAGCAAAGGTGCCTATGACGGATATGTCGATGCGCGCTGACCCAGGAAGGGGCTATCCGGGCCGGACCTACCGGTTTTACAAAGGTCCAACTGTTTATCCATTTGGGTTTGGGCTAAGTTACACCAATTTTAGACAAACATTAGCCCATGGCCCAACAAAAGTGTTAGTCCCTTATACAGGCTCAAACACTTTCAAGAACATCACTATGATCATGAGCAATGGAATTAGAGTTTCAAGCACAAATTGTGATGCTCTAAGCTTAGGGTTTCATGTCAACGTTGAAAATGTCGGTGATATGGACGGGACACACACTATGATGCTTTTTGCGTCCTCCCCATCCGCGGGAGGGTTTGGGGACGAGAAACGTTTGGTGGCATTCGAGAAGGTTCATGTGGTGGCCGGAGCTAAGGAAAGCATAAAGATTAATCTTGATCCGTGCAGTCATTTGAGCGTTGTGGATCGATTTGGCATCCGAAGGATTCCAATGGGTGAACATAGTCTTCACTTTGGTGAAGATCTTAAACATACCATTCTACTCCACAATGAAGTGGAGGAAATCAAGTATTGATAAATTAAAGTCCAAAGGTTTGGTattgataaaattaaatattgtgaAAGCAATTGTCAACCATTACATTTCAATACAATAGTTTGCAAGTGTAAAAAATGTATTGGGTATTTATTTCGAacgaaattaataatattttgtttGGCTATATATTTTCAGTGTTTTATATTGGATAACGTTTCTCCTAATGGATGGTGTTATATTTTTACCTTATTTACTGCTATAATAAATGCATAGATAAATGAAGAAAAGGTTAATATCATGTTGTAACGCTATTTGCAATTGTTCATGAACGGTATATATAAACCGATATTATACCATATATTTAGCAGCATTAATTAACTATATTGTCATATTATAGTCATTATCAGTCGAGAAACGGTCATAATTGACTAATTATAATACTTAAAGGAACAAATTAGTTATTTAGAAAGCGGGCCCCGCACACAATAACTACTTTGTATGGGCATTTTTGGGAGAATTTGGTTTTTATTATTTCTGTTTGAATATGGAATATTtcttatatagtactccctccatctattACACACttccctttttagtttgttccacaaaagatgtcacatttctttatTTGGAAAAAGCTCTCTCTCACATTGATATAaacatattattttctctctccacctaacacacaacaACAtcacctaaaatctcgtgtcaatctccaagtgtgtcatctgttatgggatgaagggagtaatatGTTTAGATATTAGATTCAATATGCATTTCCGAACTTAAAAATTTTTCAATGTAAAATGTGCTTTATGTAGGGTATTTATATTACATGAGTAGTTTATTTGTATTCTAAATTAATCGCGATTTAGCAAAAAATGTCCTGATTATTGATGATTACAACtaacaaacacacaaaattaaatgGATAAATACGAGTagatctaaacaaaataatagtacGATATAAAAGTTTGTGTAGATGAGGTGGGTTGTCCAAAAATTGTAGGGTTCGTGTTAGACTAAGGCTTCAATTGATGTTGATATTCTAACTACATATAAGCCAATATAAATATCAAAGGATGGATCATGGAGGTATACTTTGCTATGAATAAATTACGAAATAAATCACGAAGATAGTCAAATTCTTCCATTCCACACATTCCAAAATTTAAAACTATATGACGAAACATGAAATTTTCTCAATGAtctcatctttttctttttagcaaATTATTGGGCAATGTGGCAGCTAGTTTAAAACATGTGAGCAAAACGTCATTTTGAGCTTAATTAGATGTTGTCATTTTTCCCAACATCGTTTTAAACACGTGTTTAAACCGGCTGCTATATCAGCGCGTAATTCATCAGAAAATGAAAGAATGGCTGTGAAAGTGTGATGTACGGAGTATTAGAATTTGATCACTTTGCAGATTTTGAAAAGTGTGATGTATtagaatttgataatttttcgtGATTAATTTGACAATTTGCCTGTTATAAtccaaattaattatatatgtcCGTCTTTAATTTATGGATTTATTTGCAACTCAGAGTGGATGCAAAAATGATTACTCCACTTTTTAAATGACAAAATACATACGGAGTATTTATATGTAGAGAGTATTTAGACATTTAAATATGCGGATATGCCGCATATTATACGCATACATTTGTTCgtgtttattaaattaattaaactaccattttattagaaaaataattaattaaaataccaTTCACGTCTAATATTGTCTTACCCTTTTAACTCAAGTCTTAACAAACCCGCCTACACACACTTGTATATATGTGtgcttgttttatttgtttcgTCTCTCTCTTCTCACTTTGCTTGCTTCTCTACTTTCCTCCACATCAAGGTAATGCCgattctcttcttctttctcaatatttatttttaaatctatatttttttttcgtttttgaCTGTGTGGTTGGATTTTTCCTCTTGTTATTGAGATTCTTTTTACTAATTTCAactattgaaaataaaataagaattagGCCTTATATTTTGTTCCCAATGCCCATTTCTCATAGCTCCTCTGTTTCTATATTATttcttcactctctctctctcacacacacacacacaaagaaATAACCAGACAAGTCTCATGGAGGATTACAACAGAAGTGAAGATTACAATGCTTCTTCCCAACACCATgaggtaattttttttttacaaaattctcCATTTTAAAAGCACTTTTTAATTATCATGTTTCATCTCATTGGCGTGTTACGATTCTTACTATGATTGTGTCACATCTAAAATACTGTTTTTCAATTGGGAGGTTATAATAAAGCTTCAAACACAATATACAAAAGGTAATTAAATTGCCAATTAATCGGTATTTATTTGTAGAATTGTGGTAGGATTTTTCCTAGCTGATTTATTATTGAGATATAATTTAGTTTTATAGAATAGGATTAATTAATGTAAGATGCGTACTTGCTGTATAACCTATATTTACATGCATCACGTGAAAAAATCATCTAAACTCTCACATTTGTGTGTAAATGCAAaacattattatattaatacatgtaattgtGTTATGTAAAAGTTAAATGtacattacaaatttacaacatCAATAGTGatatataatattatcattagcACATTTTCTAGGGAATATTTGAACCTTTTCAAATAgtgaaaaataatcaaataaagatattgttttttttccttgtttttttcttttttgagggCTTCACGTGCAATATGGTCTACCTCTAGCAACATATAGTGGTCCATAAATTCGATAGTTCAATTTTGAGTTATTTGATTGTTACAAGATAGCATTTTTTGGCCACTCACTCTATAGGatttaattcatttaaaaacacTCGATTATGTATTTAAATTATTGTCGGCATAGATGagttgcatttgatttattttgatGGTGGTTAGCCTGTCAACTAATTAATGTAAGCACTCCAAAActccaattaaaaaaaagtaaactaCTTTAGATTTTATCGATGGTCTATGACTGTATAAGTCACTgtgatattaatttttattaatggaaTTTTCGCACTTGATATTCCTAACTAATAAAATACTACAAATTGTGTTGGACTTATCGCATTTAAAAAGactaagaaattaagaaagTCAATTTAGGTTATATACTTGAATTTAGAATACAATATTCGTAGcctaattttccttttttccaCAATTGAAGTCAAATTGAGTTAGGCAGGAACGGTGAAGCTCAAACACACCTAACcctaaattaaatttttaattccaATTTAGGATGTTAGGCTATTTATATTGTCAATATTTAGGCTGTTAGGTTTGCTTCCATGAATT is a window of Salvia splendens isolate huo1 chromosome 3, SspV2, whole genome shotgun sequence DNA encoding:
- the LOC121796085 gene encoding beta-D-xylosidase 1-like, producing the protein MAKNTPIFLLLSLCILLRLSESRPPFACDPNNGATKNLPFCRTSLHIRDRVADLIGRLTLQEKIRSLVNNAAPVERLGISGYEWWSEALHGVSNTGPGVKFGGEFPGATSFPQVITTAASYNASLWEAIGQVVSDEARAMYNGGRAGLTYWSPNVNIFRDPRWGRGQETPGEDPALAAKYAASYVKGLQGNSAGNRLKVAACCKHYTAYDLDFWNGVDRFHFNAKVSKQDLEETYNVPFKACVSEGKVASVMCSYNQVNGKPTCADPSLLRDTIRGQWRLNGYIVSDCDSVDVLYNSQHYTSTPEDAAADTIKAGLDLDCGPFLAIHTEGAIRAKKLSEVDVNRALGNLLTVQMRLGMFDGPRQPYGNLGPRDVCTPAHQQLALEAARQGIVLLQNRNRALPFLGRQYRTVAVIGPNSDVTDTMIGNYAGIPCAYTTALQGISRYTKTIHENGCASVSCPDNRGFGPAEAIARQADATVLVVGLSQAIEREFLDRNGLLLPGHQQELVSRVARASKGPVVLVLISGGPIDVTFAKNNPKIGCIIWAGYPGQAGGTAIADVIFGMTNPGGKLPMTWYPQAYLAKVPMTDMSMRADPGRGYPGRTYRFYKGPTVYPFGFGLSYTNFRQTLAHGPTKVLVPYTGSNTFKNITMIMSNGIRVSSTNCDALSLGFHVNVENVGDMDGTHTMMLFASSPSAGGFGDEKRLVAFEKVHVVAGAKESIKINLDPCSHLSVVDRFGIRRIPMGEHSLHFGEDLKHTILLHNEVEEIKY